In the Maridesulfovibrio bastinii DSM 16055 genome, one interval contains:
- a CDS encoding VOC family protein, with protein sequence MVKYMGINHLALVTSDMDSTIRFWRDLLHMKLVAGLGHPGYRHYFFSLTEHDMVAFFEWPDVEKLHEKDHGVPVKGPCGFDHVSFEVSADDDLWELKDRIEAAGFWVSEVLDHGFIHSIYTFDPNNIAIEFSAPTKRVDLRRKPRMMDRSPSEVTCEGPEPVEGVWPEVTSPATADDKVVYPGEGEVFDTDENGCF encoded by the coding sequence ATGGTTAAATATATGGGAATTAATCACCTAGCTCTGGTTACATCCGATATGGATTCCACAATAAGATTCTGGAGAGACCTTTTACATATGAAACTCGTTGCCGGGCTTGGACATCCCGGTTACAGACATTATTTTTTCTCACTTACAGAACATGATATGGTTGCCTTTTTTGAATGGCCGGATGTGGAAAAGCTACACGAAAAGGATCACGGTGTCCCTGTGAAAGGACCTTGTGGTTTTGATCATGTTTCATTCGAAGTTTCTGCGGATGATGATTTGTGGGAACTCAAGGACCGTATCGAGGCCGCCGGATTCTGGGTCTCGGAAGTTCTGGATCACGGATTTATTCATTCAATTTATACCTTTGATCCCAATAACATAGCGATTGAATTCAGTGCGCCGACTAAGCGGGTTGACCTTAGAAGAAAGCCGCGCATGATGGACCGTTCACCGTCTGAAGTGACCTGTGAAGGACCTGAACCGGTTGAAGGCGTATGGCCGGAAGTAACCAGCCCGGCTACTGCTGATGATAAAGTTGTTTATCCCGGAGAAGGAGAAGTTTTTGACACAGATGAAAATGGATGCTTCTAA